The proteins below are encoded in one region of Sporosarcina sp. FSL K6-1508:
- a CDS encoding helix-turn-helix transcriptional regulator, with translation MKYEAVIQCSFDWIERNLHRKIYLEDVSRASNFSKFHFHRIFQSTINMSVDDYIRMRRLALASVQLIHSDERIINIALDAQFNSQEAFSRSFKKLYGLSPGEFRKTMRIITFKEGEKSQMESPIKGWFLSGSHPYHYKMDVDHKVVHEGRVSGYLKSETVLEEDEFATMMQQFKSDNYKGKRIKLSCFVKCDNVARFAGAWMRVDNQSGDVLQFDNMSNRPIVGTLDWNYYSIILDIPKESASISFGMLLQGVGEIWMDKFSFEEVDESVQTTNIEFFPEMLDEPVNLSFEEF, from the coding sequence TTGAAATATGAAGCTGTCATTCAATGTTCTTTCGATTGGATTGAAAGAAATCTACATCGAAAGATTTATCTTGAAGATGTGTCTAGAGCATCCAACTTCTCAAAATTCCATTTTCATCGGATTTTTCAAAGTACGATAAATATGAGTGTTGATGACTACATACGAATGAGACGTTTAGCTTTAGCCTCAGTACAATTAATTCATTCGGATGAACGAATTATTAATATTGCTTTAGATGCTCAATTCAATTCACAAGAGGCATTTAGCCGTTCATTTAAAAAGCTGTATGGTCTTTCGCCTGGCGAATTTCGAAAAACGATGAGAATAATTACATTTAAAGAAGGAGAGAAAAGTCAAATGGAAAGTCCGATAAAAGGTTGGTTTTTAAGTGGAAGTCATCCATATCATTATAAAATGGATGTTGACCATAAAGTTGTTCACGAAGGAAGAGTATCAGGGTATTTAAAATCAGAAACGGTTCTCGAAGAAGATGAGTTTGCAACGATGATGCAACAATTCAAATCTGACAATTATAAAGGAAAAAGAATTAAGCTTTCATGTTTTGTGAAGTGTGATAATGTAGCGAGATTTGCAGGGGCATGGATGCGAGTAGATAATCAAAGTGGTGATGTATTGCAGTTCGACAATATGAGCAACCGTCCAATTGTTGGTACTTTAGATTGGAATTATTATTCGATTATTTTGGATATCCCAAAAGAAAGTGCAAGTATTTCTTTCGGGATGTTATTGCAAGGGGTGGGGGAAATCTGGATGGACAAATTTTCATTTGAAGAAGTGGATGAAAGTGTACAGACGACGAATATAGAGTTTTTTCCTGAGATGTTAGATGAACCAGTTAATTTATCTTTTGAAGAATTTTGA
- a CDS encoding glycoside hydrolase family 3 protein translates to MLGSQKNKKVGQLLVIGFSGKIVPDNVKMLIHDYHIGGIILFSRNIGTPNEVLDLTTSLQREAKEAGYIYPLLICIDQENGVVRRLGKGTSTFPGAMALGATNDPENAYIVGFVTGKELKSLGINWNIAPVLDVNNNPDNPVIGVRSYGDSSEKVAEFGRAAMRGMQAAGIVTSLKHFPGHGDSSIDSHLELPIISHDMRRLEEVELRPFIECINDGADTVMVAHVYFPAIEDKKGVPATLSEKVINGLLREKIGFDGVVTTDCMEMKAISETIGTEKGAVAALKAGIDLVMISHSHDVQIGAIKEIQCALNSGEIEETLVDQSIQRITVLKEKYLSWDSISLKNKKHVPEIVGSDEYKELAFEIFKKSVTIVKDDGILPLATDNKSRVLVINPINNQVYGAEDKSDSKTSLGEAVKEYNPSADVYQISNTVNLDEIEIIINKAIQYDIVIIGTLSVKEGSHQIDLIESILKSGTTLIVVAMRNPYDLRYLPNVPVYIATYEFTYLAMKAAAGAIFGKEIVKGQLPVTIAETNHTFKEVRDT, encoded by the coding sequence TTGCTAGGAAGTCAGAAAAATAAAAAAGTTGGTCAATTATTAGTAATTGGATTTAGTGGGAAAATAGTTCCTGACAATGTAAAGATGTTAATTCATGACTACCACATAGGTGGAATTATATTATTCAGCCGAAACATTGGCACGCCTAATGAGGTACTTGACTTGACAACTAGTCTTCAACGAGAGGCTAAAGAAGCAGGTTATATATATCCACTTTTAATTTGTATTGATCAAGAAAATGGAGTTGTTCGTCGTTTAGGAAAAGGAACAAGCACTTTTCCAGGAGCAATGGCGTTAGGAGCAACAAATGATCCTGAAAATGCTTATATAGTTGGCTTCGTTACAGGCAAAGAATTAAAATCATTGGGAATTAATTGGAACATAGCACCGGTTTTAGATGTGAATAATAATCCCGATAATCCGGTGATTGGGGTTCGATCTTACGGGGACTCATCGGAAAAGGTTGCTGAATTCGGACGAGCAGCTATGAGAGGGATGCAGGCAGCTGGTATTGTAACAAGTTTAAAACATTTTCCAGGACATGGGGATTCAAGTATCGATTCGCATTTAGAACTACCAATAATTTCACATGATATGAGAAGGTTAGAAGAAGTTGAATTACGCCCCTTTATAGAATGCATTAACGATGGTGCAGATACAGTGATGGTGGCACATGTCTATTTCCCAGCAATCGAAGACAAAAAAGGTGTACCAGCTACGTTATCAGAAAAAGTTATTAACGGATTATTGCGAGAAAAGATTGGGTTTGATGGTGTTGTCACCACTGACTGTATGGAAATGAAGGCTATTTCAGAGACAATCGGAACGGAAAAAGGTGCAGTTGCAGCCCTGAAAGCTGGAATAGATTTAGTTATGATTTCTCACAGTCACGATGTACAAATAGGAGCGATTAAAGAAATCCAATGTGCATTAAACAGTGGTGAGATTGAGGAAACATTAGTAGATCAATCTATTCAACGGATTACAGTTTTAAAGGAAAAGTATCTAAGTTGGGATTCTATATCCCTAAAGAATAAGAAGCATGTCCCTGAAATTGTAGGAAGTGACGAATACAAAGAGCTAGCGTTTGAGATTTTCAAAAAGAGCGTGACAATAGTTAAAGACGATGGGATTCTTCCATTAGCAACGGATAATAAAAGCCGAGTTTTAGTTATTAATCCAATAAATAACCAAGTATATGGAGCCGAGGACAAAAGCGATTCGAAGACATCTTTGGGTGAAGCCGTTAAAGAATACAATCCAAGTGCAGATGTATATCAAATTTCAAATACAGTAAATCTAGATGAAATAGAGATAATAATTAATAAGGCAATACAATACGACATAGTTATTATTGGGACATTATCGGTTAAGGAAGGAAGCCATCAGATTGATTTGATTGAAAGTATACTGAAGAGTGGGACAACCTTGATTGTTGTAGCTATGAGGAACCCTTACGATTTAAGGTATCTTCCGAATGTCCCGGTATACATTGCTACGTATGAATTTACCTACCTAGCAATGAAAGCTGCTGCAGGTGCAATATTTGGAAAAGAAATAGTCAAAGGACAACTTCCGGTTACAATAGCTGAAACTAATCATACATTTAAGGAGGTGAGAGATACATAG
- a CDS encoding extracellular solute-binding protein, with the protein MKFNKVLFPALSVMLLLAACSGKDKENNEVETDSKNFNESGMPIVNETIKLDIFAGKSATTADDWNNVLILDEYEKMTNVDITWNQVPADGLQEKRNLALASGTLPDVFYAATIPVADIQKYGQQGTFIPLNDLIEKHAPNLSKILEEYPDIKKGLTFPDGNIYSFPTIYSPEFQSLLIGAKPWIKQDWLDQLGMKNPETTDELYAYLKAVKETDLNGNGKHDEVPLSSVSMTRILHWISGAYGIQNKGQLHTLIDTDLKSGELRFFPIADEYKEMLVYMNKLYTEGLIEQNIYSIDVPQYLANAAEELYGSTQFYNPIELFGEDIGKDYVVGNALEGPDGTKMYTGVTSPLRGMGNFVITDKNKFPAETVRWMDYFFSDEGALMFFMGIEGETYEQTANGPVLLDKITDSPDGLTMTQELAKYLINPGGNHPVMVTDDYFTGSENAATDKEATKVLEPYLIDEVWPSFTYTAKENDNMSILAADLGKYVTEMQAKFITGDTSFSKWDEYVKTIEKMGLEEYMKIEQGAYERYQK; encoded by the coding sequence ATGAAGTTTAATAAGGTATTATTTCCAGCTCTTTCAGTGATGTTGCTATTGGCAGCGTGTAGTGGAAAAGATAAGGAAAATAACGAAGTAGAAACAGACAGCAAAAACTTTAATGAATCCGGCATGCCAATTGTGAACGAAACAATTAAACTTGATATTTTTGCTGGGAAGTCCGCAACCACTGCAGATGATTGGAACAATGTTTTAATTTTGGATGAATATGAAAAAATGACAAACGTTGATATTACTTGGAATCAAGTTCCTGCAGATGGTTTGCAAGAGAAGCGAAACTTGGCATTGGCTAGTGGAACCTTACCAGATGTATTCTATGCGGCGACTATTCCCGTAGCAGATATACAGAAATACGGTCAGCAAGGGACATTTATACCGCTAAATGACTTAATTGAAAAGCACGCCCCTAATTTAAGCAAGATACTTGAAGAGTACCCTGATATTAAAAAGGGTCTTACATTCCCGGATGGAAATATATATTCGTTTCCAACAATTTATTCACCAGAATTTCAATCATTACTGATAGGAGCGAAGCCTTGGATTAAGCAGGATTGGCTAGATCAATTGGGCATGAAAAACCCTGAAACAACAGACGAACTTTATGCTTACCTTAAAGCTGTTAAAGAGACTGATTTAAATGGAAATGGAAAACATGACGAAGTTCCATTAAGCAGTGTCTCAATGACGCGCATCCTTCACTGGATTTCAGGTGCATATGGGATTCAAAATAAAGGACAGTTGCATACGCTGATTGATACTGATCTGAAGTCGGGAGAACTACGTTTCTTTCCTATAGCGGACGAATACAAAGAAATGCTTGTATATATGAATAAATTGTATACGGAAGGTCTTATTGAGCAAAATATTTACTCTATTGATGTACCTCAATATCTTGCAAATGCTGCAGAAGAATTATACGGATCTACCCAGTTCTATAATCCTATTGAACTGTTTGGAGAAGATATTGGAAAAGACTATGTTGTAGGTAACGCTTTGGAAGGTCCGGATGGTACAAAGATGTATACAGGTGTAACTTCTCCACTCCGGGGAATGGGTAACTTTGTTATTACTGATAAAAACAAGTTCCCTGCAGAAACTGTAAGATGGATGGACTATTTCTTCAGTGATGAAGGTGCTTTGATGTTCTTTATGGGTATTGAGGGTGAAACATATGAACAAACAGCAAATGGCCCAGTATTATTAGACAAAATAACTGATAGTCCTGATGGATTAACAATGACACAAGAGTTAGCGAAATATTTAATAAATCCAGGTGGCAATCACCCGGTCATGGTTACAGATGATTACTTTACTGGATCGGAAAATGCAGCAACAGATAAAGAGGCAACTAAGGTTTTGGAGCCCTATCTTATCGACGAGGTTTGGCCAAGCTTCACATACACAGCAAAGGAGAATGACAACATGTCAATCTTAGCTGCTGATCTCGGTAAGTATGTGACTGAAATGCAAGCTAAATTCATAACAGGAGATACTTCATTTTCGAAATGGGATGAATATGTAAAAACAATAGAAAAGATGGGATTAGAAGAGTATATGAAAATTGAGCAAGGTGCATATGAAAGATATCAAAAGTAA